A portion of the Mycobacterium paraseoulense genome contains these proteins:
- the aroB gene encoding 3-dehydroquinate synthase, producing the protein MTSAEPVTVQVAVDPPYPVIIGTDLGDQLVELLCDRHRVAVVHQPVLAHTAEAIRSRLADKGVDAHRIEIPDAEAGKDLPVVGFLWEVLGRIGIDRRDALVSLGGGAATDVAGFAAATWLRGVDIVHIPTTLLGMVDAAVGGKTGINTDAGKNLVGAFHQPLAVLADLATLETLPHNELVAGMAEVVKAGFIADPVILDLIEADPRVAVDTAGAVLPELIRRSIAVKARVVAADEKESELREILNYGHTLAHAIERREHYEWRHGAAVSVGLVFAAELARLAGRLDDATARRHRTVLSALGLPVSYDPDALPQLLEYMAQDKKSRAGVLRFVVLDGLAKPGRLAGPDPSLLAAAYAGLSDAEDAS; encoded by the coding sequence ATGACTAGCGCCGAGCCGGTCACCGTGCAGGTGGCCGTCGACCCGCCGTACCCGGTGATCATCGGCACCGACTTGGGCGACCAGCTCGTCGAACTCCTCTGCGACCGGCACCGCGTGGCCGTCGTGCACCAACCGGTGCTGGCACACACCGCCGAAGCGATCCGAAGCCGCCTGGCGGACAAGGGCGTTGACGCACACCGCATCGAAATCCCGGACGCCGAAGCCGGAAAGGACCTGCCGGTCGTCGGCTTCCTCTGGGAGGTGCTCGGCCGCATCGGGATTGACCGCAGAGACGCGTTGGTGAGCCTCGGCGGCGGCGCCGCCACCGACGTCGCCGGGTTCGCGGCGGCCACTTGGCTGCGCGGCGTCGACATCGTCCACATTCCCACCACGTTGCTCGGCATGGTCGACGCGGCCGTCGGCGGCAAGACGGGAATCAACACCGACGCGGGCAAGAACCTGGTGGGCGCGTTCCACCAGCCGCTGGCCGTGCTCGCCGACCTGGCGACCCTGGAAACGTTGCCGCACAACGAGCTCGTCGCCGGAATGGCCGAGGTGGTCAAGGCCGGCTTCATCGCCGACCCGGTGATCCTCGATCTCATCGAGGCGGACCCGCGGGTCGCCGTGGACACCGCCGGTGCGGTGCTGCCCGAGCTGATCCGGCGTTCGATCGCGGTCAAGGCGCGGGTGGTCGCCGCCGACGAGAAGGAGTCGGAGCTGCGCGAAATCCTGAACTACGGCCACACATTGGCGCACGCGATCGAGCGCAGGGAGCACTACGAGTGGCGCCACGGCGCCGCGGTGTCGGTGGGCCTGGTGTTCGCCGCGGAGCTGGCCCGCCTCGCCGGCCGGCTCGACGACGCGACCGCACGCCGGCATCGCACCGTGCTGTCGGCGCTCGGCCTGCCGGTCAGCTACGACCCCGATGCGCTGCCGCAGCTGCTCGAATACATGGCCCAGGACAAGAAATCGCGCGCCGGTGTGCTGCGGTTCGTGGTCCTCGACGGGCTGGCCAAGCCGGGGCGGCTGGCCGGGCCGGACCCGTCGCTGCTGGCGGCGGCCTACGCGGGGCTGTCCGACGCGGAGGACGCCTCGTGA
- a CDS encoding aminotransferase class I/II-fold pyridoxal phosphate-dependent enzyme has product MTRYTTQPRRLRVSALAAVANPSYARVDTWNLLDDACRHLAEVDLAGLDKTHDVARVKRLMDRIAAYERYWLYPGAQNLATFRAHLESLSTVRLTEEVSMAVRLLSEYGDRAGLFDTSAPLADQELVAQAKQQQFYTVLLADDAPATAPDCLAECLRDLRNPSDDVQFEILVVPSVEDAITAVALNGEIQAAIIRDDLPLRSRDRLPLMNTLLGPNEDADGVIPDRANDWVECGEWIRELRPHIDLYLLTDESIAAGDDTEPDVYDRTFYRLNDVTDLHSTVLAGLRNRYATPFFDALRAYAAAPVGQFHALPVARGASIFNSKSLQDMGEFYGRNIFMAETSTTSGGLDSLLDPHGNIKKAMDKAAHTWNSDQTYFVTNGTSTANKIVVQSLTRPGDIVLIDRNCHKSHHYGLVLAGAYPLYLDAYPLPQFAIYGAVSLRTIKQTLLDLEVAGQLDRVRMLLLTNCTFDGVVYNPFQVMQEVLAIKPDICFLWDEAWYAFATAVPWARQRTAMVSAERLEQMLASPEYAAQYRNWAAEMEGVDRSEWVDRPLLPDPSRARVRVYATHSTHKSLSALRQASMIHVRDQDFNALARDAFGEAFLTHTSTSPNQQLLASLDLARRQVDIEGFQLVRQTYDMALVFRHRVRRDRLISKWFRILDESDLVPEEFRASSVSSYREVRQGALAEWNEAWRSDQFVLDATRVTLFVGKTGMNGYDFREKILMERFGIQINKTSINSVLLIFTIGVTWSSVHYLLDVLRRVAIDFDRTENAASVADRALHQRHVEEITQDLPHLPDFSEFDVAFQPVDGCMFGDMRSAFYAGYEESDREHVLIGMAGRRLAEGKTLVSTTFVVPYPPGFPVLVPGQVVSKEIIYFLAQLDVKEIHGYNPDLGLSVFTEAALARMEAQRSAATAAVGSAFPAFELPPDASGLNGALNGDAAAQAVSEDA; this is encoded by the coding sequence ATGACTCGATACACCACCCAGCCGCGACGACTCCGCGTCTCCGCGCTGGCGGCGGTGGCCAACCCCTCCTATGCCCGCGTCGACACCTGGAACCTGCTCGACGACGCGTGCCGGCACCTCGCCGAGGTGGACCTGGCCGGGCTCGACAAGACCCACGACGTGGCCCGGGTGAAACGCCTGATGGACCGCATCGCCGCCTACGAGCGGTACTGGCTGTACCCGGGCGCGCAGAACCTGGCGACCTTCCGCGCCCACCTGGAGAGCCTGTCCACCGTGCGGCTCACCGAAGAGGTTTCCATGGCCGTCCGGCTGCTGAGCGAATACGGCGACCGCGCAGGGCTTTTCGACACCTCGGCGCCGCTGGCCGACCAAGAGCTGGTAGCCCAGGCCAAACAGCAGCAGTTCTACACCGTTTTGCTCGCCGACGACGCGCCCGCGACGGCCCCGGACTGCCTGGCCGAATGCCTGCGGGACCTGCGCAACCCGTCCGACGACGTGCAGTTCGAGATCCTGGTGGTGCCCAGCGTCGAAGACGCCATCACCGCGGTCGCCCTGAACGGGGAGATCCAGGCCGCCATCATCCGCGACGACCTGCCGCTGCGCTCCCGGGACCGGCTGCCGCTGATGAACACGCTGCTCGGGCCCAACGAGGATGCGGACGGGGTCATTCCCGACCGTGCCAACGACTGGGTGGAGTGCGGCGAGTGGATCCGCGAGCTGCGGCCCCACATCGACCTGTATCTGCTGACCGACGAGTCCATCGCGGCGGGCGACGACACCGAGCCCGACGTCTACGACCGGACGTTCTATCGGCTCAACGATGTCACCGACCTGCACAGCACCGTGCTCGCCGGACTCCGGAACCGTTACGCCACACCGTTTTTCGATGCGTTGCGGGCGTATGCGGCGGCACCGGTCGGCCAATTCCACGCGTTGCCCGTCGCCCGGGGTGCCAGCATCTTCAACTCGAAGTCGTTGCAGGACATGGGCGAGTTCTACGGCCGCAACATCTTCATGGCCGAGACATCGACCACGTCGGGCGGCCTCGACTCGCTGCTCGACCCGCACGGCAACATCAAGAAGGCGATGGACAAGGCCGCGCACACCTGGAACTCCGACCAGACCTATTTCGTCACCAACGGGACCTCCACCGCCAACAAGATCGTCGTGCAGTCCCTGACCCGGCCGGGCGACATCGTGCTGATCGACCGCAACTGCCACAAGTCTCACCATTACGGGCTGGTGCTGGCCGGTGCCTACCCGCTGTACCTGGACGCCTACCCGTTGCCGCAGTTCGCGATCTACGGGGCGGTGTCGCTGCGCACGATCAAGCAGACACTGCTGGACCTCGAAGTGGCCGGTCAGCTGGACCGGGTGCGCATGCTGCTGCTGACCAACTGCACCTTCGACGGCGTGGTGTACAACCCCTTCCAGGTCATGCAGGAGGTCCTGGCGATCAAGCCGGACATCTGCTTCTTGTGGGACGAGGCGTGGTACGCCTTCGCCACCGCCGTGCCGTGGGCCCGGCAGCGCACGGCGATGGTGTCGGCCGAGCGCCTCGAGCAGATGCTCGCATCGCCGGAATACGCGGCGCAGTACCGGAATTGGGCAGCCGAGATGGAAGGGGTCGACCGGTCGGAGTGGGTCGACCGCCCGCTGTTGCCCGACCCGTCCCGCGCACGGGTTCGCGTCTACGCCACGCATTCGACGCACAAGTCGCTGTCGGCGCTTCGCCAGGCGTCGATGATCCACGTCCGCGACCAGGACTTCAACGCCCTGGCGCGCGACGCGTTCGGTGAGGCCTTCCTGACCCACACCTCGACCTCACCGAACCAGCAACTGCTGGCGTCGCTGGACCTGGCCCGCCGGCAGGTCGACATCGAGGGCTTTCAGCTGGTCCGGCAGACCTACGACATGGCGCTGGTGTTTCGCCATCGGGTGCGCCGAGACCGGTTGATCAGCAAGTGGTTCCGCATCCTCGACGAGTCCGACCTGGTGCCCGAGGAGTTCCGCGCGTCGTCGGTGAGTTCTTACCGCGAGGTCCGGCAGGGCGCGCTGGCCGAGTGGAACGAGGCGTGGCGGTCCGACCAGTTCGTGCTGGACGCGACGCGGGTGACGCTGTTCGTCGGCAAGACCGGAATGAACGGGTACGACTTCCGCGAGAAGATCCTGATGGAGCGCTTCGGCATCCAGATCAACAAGACGTCGATCAACAGCGTGCTGCTGATCTTCACCATCGGTGTCACCTGGTCGAGCGTGCATTATCTGCTCGACGTATTGCGCAGGGTGGCAATCGATTTCGATCGTACCGAGAATGCGGCCAGCGTCGCCGACCGGGCGTTGCACCAGCGTCACGTCGAGGAGATCACCCAGGACCTGCCGCACCTGCCCGACTTCAGCGAGTTCGACGTCGCCTTCCAGCCCGTCGACGGGTGCATGTTCGGCGACATGCGGTCGGCCTTCTACGCCGGATACGAGGAGTCCGACCGCGAGCACGTCCTGATCGGCATGGCCGGGCGGCGGTTGGCCGAGGGCAAGACGCTGGTGTCCACCACGTTCGTGGTGCCGTACCCGCCGGGCTTCCCGGTGCTGGTCCCCGGGCAGGTGGTCTCCAAGGAGATCATCTACTTCCTGGCCCAGCTCGACGTCAAAGAGATCCACGGCTACAACCCCGACCTCGGGCTGTCGGTGTTCACCGAGGCGGCGCTGGCGCGCATGGAGGCGCAGCGCAGCGCGGCGACCGCCGCGGTCGGTTCGGCGTTTCCGGCCTTCGAGTTGCCGCCGGACGCCTCCGGGCTCAACGGCGCGCTCAACGGCGACGCGGCCGCCCAGGCGGTCAGCGAAGACGCCTGA
- the aroQ gene encoding type II 3-dehydroquinate dehydratase: protein MQVINGPNLGRLGRREPEVYGDTTHEELAALIEREAAALGLKAVVRQSDNESQLLDWIHSAADAGEPVILNAGGLTHTSVALRDACAELRAPLIEVHISNVHAREEFRRHSYLSPVATGVIVGLGIQGYLLALRYLAEAAKG, encoded by the coding sequence GTGCAAGTCATCAACGGCCCGAACCTGGGCCGGCTGGGCCGCCGCGAGCCCGAGGTGTACGGGGACACCACGCACGAGGAACTGGCCGCGCTGATCGAGCGGGAGGCCGCCGCGCTCGGGCTGAAAGCCGTTGTGCGCCAAAGCGACAACGAATCCCAATTGCTGGACTGGATTCATTCGGCCGCCGATGCGGGCGAACCGGTGATCCTCAACGCCGGCGGCCTCACCCACACCTCGGTGGCGCTGCGCGATGCGTGCGCCGAGTTGCGCGCGCCCCTGATCGAGGTGCACATCTCCAATGTGCATGCGCGCGAGGAGTTTCGGCGTCACTCGTATCTCAGCCCGGTCGCGACCGGTGTGATCGTCGGGCTGGGGATCCAGGGCTACCTGCTGGCCCTGCGGTATCTGGCGGAAGCCGCCAAGGGCTAG
- the nusB gene encoding transcription antitermination factor NusB: protein MSRPVRGRHQARKRAVDLLFEAEARGLGAAEVVDVRAALAETNPDVAPLQPYAVAAARGVDGHAAHIDDLISSHLQGWTLDRLPAVDRAILRVAVWELLYADDVPEPVAVDEAVQLAKELSTDDSPAFVNGVLGQVMLVTPQIRAAAAAVRAGAAAAAENEEPPA, encoded by the coding sequence GTGAGCAGGCCCGTCAGGGGACGCCATCAGGCCCGCAAGCGCGCCGTTGACCTGCTGTTCGAGGCCGAGGCCCGCGGGCTGGGCGCGGCCGAGGTCGTCGACGTGCGCGCCGCGCTGGCCGAAACCAACCCCGACGTGGCGCCGCTGCAGCCGTACGCCGTCGCGGCCGCCCGCGGCGTCGACGGGCACGCCGCGCACATCGACGACCTGATCAGTTCGCACCTGCAGGGCTGGACGCTGGACCGGCTGCCCGCCGTCGATCGCGCCATTCTTCGGGTCGCCGTGTGGGAGTTGCTCTACGCCGACGACGTCCCGGAGCCGGTCGCCGTGGACGAGGCCGTGCAACTGGCCAAGGAGCTGTCCACCGACGACTCGCCGGCCTTCGTCAACGGCGTGCTGGGCCAGGTGATGCTGGTGACGCCGCAGATCCGGGCCGCCGCCGCGGCGGTCCGCGCGGGCGCCGCCGCCGCGGCGGAGAACGAGGAACCCCCGGCGTGA
- a CDS encoding antitermination protein NusB, which yields MTRLELRAVVAGLLAATVVLGAVVCAAFGWTIVASALSIYALAVGAWLYHCVERLIVARRISTVRSAARPLQPLLPVMAAIMGLTQSVVRSLTDVTELPARRWDLPVLRWVDGTRANRRVVDADDELDG from the coding sequence GTGACCCGGCTGGAGCTGCGCGCCGTCGTCGCGGGGTTGCTGGCCGCGACGGTGGTGCTGGGCGCCGTGGTGTGCGCCGCCTTCGGGTGGACGATCGTCGCGTCGGCGCTGTCCATCTACGCGCTCGCGGTGGGCGCGTGGCTGTATCACTGCGTCGAACGCCTGATCGTCGCCCGCCGCATCAGCACCGTTCGCTCGGCCGCCAGGCCGCTGCAGCCGCTGCTGCCGGTGATGGCCGCGATCATGGGCCTGACCCAGTCGGTGGTCAGGTCGCTGACCGACGTCACCGAGCTACCGGCCCGGCGCTGGGACCTTCCGGTGCTGCGCTGGGTCGACGGCACGCGCGCCAATCGGCGCGTGGTGGACGCCGACGACGAGCTGGACGGCTGA
- the efp gene encoding elongation factor P → MASTADFKNGLVLVIDGQLWQIVEFQHVKPGKGPAFVRTKLKNVLSGKVVDKTYNAGVKVETATVDRRDTTYLYRDGSDFVFMDSQDYEQHPLPESLVGDAARFLLEGLPVQVAFHNGAPLYIELPVSVEMEVTHTEPGLQGDRSSAGTKPATVETGAEIQVPLFINTGDKLKVDTRDGSYLGRVNA, encoded by the coding sequence GTGGCAAGCACCGCCGATTTCAAGAACGGACTGGTGCTGGTGATCGACGGCCAACTCTGGCAGATCGTCGAATTCCAGCACGTCAAACCCGGCAAGGGTCCGGCCTTCGTGCGCACCAAGCTGAAAAACGTGCTGTCCGGCAAGGTCGTCGACAAGACCTACAACGCGGGCGTGAAGGTGGAAACGGCGACGGTCGACCGGCGCGACACCACGTACCTGTACCGCGACGGCTCGGACTTCGTGTTCATGGACAGCCAGGACTACGAGCAGCACCCGCTGCCGGAATCGCTGGTCGGCGACGCCGCCCGGTTCCTGCTGGAGGGCCTGCCGGTGCAGGTGGCGTTCCACAACGGGGCGCCGCTGTACATCGAACTGCCCGTGTCGGTCGAGATGGAGGTCACCCACACCGAGCCCGGCCTGCAGGGCGACCGGTCCAGCGCCGGCACCAAACCCGCCACCGTGGAGACGGGGGCGGAGATCCAGGTGCCGCTGTTCATCAACACCGGCGACAAGCTGAAGGTGGACACGCGCGACGGCAGCTACCTGGGGCGCGTCAACGCGTGA
- a CDS encoding HAMP domain-containing sensor histidine kinase: protein MQLPRLPHWGIPTRSAAVSAVVVLCALALAGAGLDAFLYRSLLTGVDYAAAERVRDLRKALQSDPPAGLDSALLSTDQRVVAVQVIAPDGKVVKRSRSAPGAPLVPVGEFGFDLRRGLSDDAVAGDDMRVSGQRVATASGDYTVLVGGGSQAVEATARTVALLLAGGAPLVIAGAAIATFWLVRRSLRSVEAIRAHVAEISASDLAERVPVPNGRDEIAALAVTMNQMLSRIEAGHRAQQRFVGDASHELRSPLATIISGLEVAEAHPDLLDAELAVNTLLPEAQRMHTLIEDLLLLARADERSLGRCKEELALDDVAALEAARARRDARCPIDTDLRAMRCTGDPVAISRMIRNLVENAVRHASSRVALEVGGSAGMAVVTVSDDGPGIPPADRARVFERFVRLDSDRARSGGGAGLGLAIVAEVVAAHGGTVTVDDRPGGGTRMVVSLPQRAPQHTSR, encoded by the coding sequence GTGCAGTTGCCTCGCCTGCCACACTGGGGCATCCCCACCCGCTCGGCGGCGGTGTCGGCGGTCGTCGTGCTCTGCGCGCTCGCCCTTGCCGGCGCGGGATTGGACGCGTTCCTGTATCGGTCCCTACTGACGGGCGTCGATTACGCCGCCGCCGAGAGAGTGCGCGATCTGCGGAAGGCGCTCCAGTCCGATCCGCCGGCCGGCCTCGACAGCGCCCTGCTGAGCACCGACCAACGGGTGGTCGCCGTTCAAGTGATCGCCCCCGACGGGAAGGTGGTGAAGCGGTCGCGCTCCGCGCCCGGCGCGCCGCTCGTTCCGGTCGGCGAGTTCGGTTTCGATCTGCGTCGCGGATTGTCCGACGACGCGGTGGCAGGTGACGACATGCGCGTCAGCGGCCAACGGGTCGCGACCGCATCCGGCGATTACACGGTGCTCGTGGGCGGCGGTAGCCAGGCGGTCGAGGCGACCGCACGGACCGTCGCCCTGCTGTTGGCGGGCGGTGCGCCCCTCGTCATCGCGGGGGCAGCCATCGCCACGTTCTGGCTCGTTCGCCGGTCGCTGCGCTCCGTGGAGGCGATCCGCGCGCACGTGGCCGAGATCTCGGCCTCGGACCTGGCAGAACGGGTGCCCGTGCCGAACGGCCGCGACGAGATCGCCGCGCTGGCGGTCACCATGAACCAGATGCTCTCCCGCATCGAAGCCGGCCACCGGGCGCAGCAACGCTTCGTCGGCGACGCCTCGCATGAACTGCGCAGCCCGCTGGCCACCATCATCTCCGGACTGGAGGTGGCCGAGGCCCACCCCGATCTGCTCGACGCGGAATTGGCGGTCAACACCCTACTGCCCGAGGCGCAACGCATGCACACGCTGATCGAGGACCTGCTGCTGCTGGCCCGGGCCGACGAGCGAAGCCTCGGGCGGTGCAAAGAGGAGCTGGCCCTCGATGACGTCGCTGCCCTCGAGGCCGCCCGCGCGCGGCGCGACGCGCGCTGCCCGATCGATACCGACCTCCGCGCGATGCGTTGCACCGGTGACCCGGTGGCAATCTCGCGAATGATCCGCAATCTCGTGGAAAACGCCGTCCGCCATGCTAGTTCGCGCGTTGCCCTGGAAGTCGGCGGCAGCGCGGGGATGGCCGTCGTCACCGTGAGCGACGACGGCCCCGGGATTCCGCCGGCCGACCGGGCCCGGGTGTTCGAACGCTTCGTGCGTCTGGATTCAGACCGCGCCCGCAGCGGCGGGGGAGCGGGGCTGGGCCTCGCCATCGTCGCCGAGGTCGTCGCCGCGCACGGCGGCACGGTCACCGTCGACGACCGCCCGGGCGGCGGGACGCGGATGGTCGTGTCCCTGCCGCAGCGCGCGCCTCAGCACACCAGCCGGTAG
- a CDS encoding shikimate kinase, producing the protein MAPKAVLVGLPGSGKSTIGRRLAKALGVEFLDTDAALEQQTGRRIADIFASDGEQEFRRIEEGVVRAALADHDGVVSLGGGAVTSPGVCEALAGHTVIYLEISAGEGVRRTGGGAVRPLLAGPDRAEKFKALMAQRVPLYRRVSTIRVDTNRRNPGAVVRYIVSRLQTPENAHAEAAP; encoded by the coding sequence ATGGCGCCCAAGGCGGTGCTCGTCGGGCTGCCGGGCTCGGGCAAGTCCACCATCGGGCGGCGACTGGCCAAGGCGCTCGGCGTCGAGTTCCTCGACACCGACGCGGCCCTCGAACAGCAGACCGGGCGTCGCATCGCCGACATCTTCGCCTCCGACGGCGAGCAGGAGTTCCGCCGTATCGAGGAGGGCGTGGTGCGCGCCGCGCTGGCCGATCACGACGGCGTGGTGTCGCTCGGTGGCGGGGCGGTCACCAGCCCGGGGGTCTGCGAGGCGCTCGCCGGCCACACCGTCATCTACCTCGAGATCAGCGCCGGCGAAGGGGTGCGCCGCACCGGCGGCGGCGCCGTGCGGCCGCTGCTGGCAGGCCCCGACCGTGCCGAGAAGTTCAAAGCGCTGATGGCCCAACGGGTCCCGCTGTACCGGCGGGTGTCGACCATCCGCGTCGACACCAACCGACGCAATCCCGGGGCGGTGGTGCGCTACATCGTGTCCAGGCTGCAGACACCCGAGAACGCTCACGCGGAGGCCGCGCCATGA
- a CDS encoding B-4DMT family transporter: MRSWMLRGLVYAAAMVVVRLFQGALINAWQTQAGLFSVVLLLLFIIGVAVWGVLDGRADANENRDPDRRRDLAMTWLLAGLVAGVLSGAVSWLIALVYKGLYTGGLINELTTFAAFTALCVFLPGIIGVTIGRWRIDRQYEKEPEKRHGLGDKQGRDSDTDVFSAVRGDDAPTGEIPAAGAQHEERTAAVATAEREAPTETAERDAPTETIAKTEDDPKTEVIRKPGDEHTTPESGKA, from the coding sequence ATGAGGTCCTGGATGCTGCGCGGATTGGTCTACGCCGCGGCGATGGTAGTGGTGCGATTGTTCCAAGGCGCGTTGATCAACGCGTGGCAGACGCAGGCCGGGCTTTTCAGCGTGGTGCTGCTCCTGCTGTTCATCATCGGCGTGGCCGTATGGGGGGTGCTCGACGGCCGGGCCGACGCCAACGAGAACCGGGACCCCGACCGGCGCCGCGACCTGGCGATGACCTGGCTGCTGGCCGGCCTGGTGGCCGGCGTCCTGTCCGGCGCCGTCTCCTGGCTCATCGCGCTGGTGTACAAGGGCCTCTACACCGGCGGGCTGATCAACGAACTGACCACGTTCGCGGCGTTCACCGCGCTGTGCGTGTTCCTGCCCGGGATCATCGGCGTCACCATCGGCCGGTGGCGGATCGACCGGCAGTACGAGAAGGAGCCGGAGAAGCGCCACGGCCTCGGCGACAAGCAAGGGCGCGACAGTGACACCGACGTGTTCTCGGCGGTGCGCGGTGACGACGCGCCGACCGGGGAGATCCCCGCGGCCGGAGCGCAGCACGAGGAGCGGACCGCGGCGGTCGCCACGGCCGAGCGCGAGGCACCCACCGAAACGGCCGAGCGTGACGCCCCCACCGAAACGATCGCCAAGACTGAGGACGACCCCAAAACCGAGGTGATCCGCAAGCCCGGCGACGAGCACACCACGCCCGAATCGGGTAAGGCCTAG
- a CDS encoding IS481 family transposase, producing the protein MSHRNARTTFHGRLLIVERHQSGWKQAQIAEAMGISRKCVHTWISRYAAEGSVGLFDRSSRPHCSPRRTPAAVEQQVLAARREHRRGPDWLGPELGVPARTVGRILRRHGQPYLRDCDPMTGAVIKAAKATAVRYERDRPGELVHVDVKKLSRIPDGGGWRAHGRSEEVRGRGNGYDYVHSMVDDHSRLAYSEILPDEKGPTCAGFIERAADYFVAQGISRIERIITDNHLSYRRSAAVAAVIAQLSTRHLFIKPHCPWQNGKVERFNRTLQTEWCYRRVFTSNAERANALAPWLEFYNTQRRHSALDGLPPISRL; encoded by the coding sequence GTGTCCCACCGTAATGCCCGCACGACGTTTCATGGTCGACTGCTCATCGTCGAACGTCACCAAAGCGGATGGAAGCAAGCCCAGATCGCTGAGGCGATGGGAATCTCCCGCAAGTGTGTCCACACCTGGATCAGCCGTTATGCCGCTGAGGGATCAGTCGGGCTGTTTGATCGGTCCTCGCGTCCGCACTGCTCACCCCGGCGCACACCGGCGGCTGTTGAGCAGCAGGTCCTGGCGGCACGCCGTGAGCATCGGCGTGGCCCGGATTGGCTGGGTCCAGAATTGGGAGTGCCGGCCCGCACGGTCGGACGCATCTTGCGCCGCCACGGCCAGCCCTACCTGCGTGACTGTGATCCGATGACGGGAGCGGTGATCAAGGCCGCGAAGGCTACCGCGGTGCGCTACGAGCGAGACCGTCCCGGCGAATTGGTCCACGTCGATGTCAAGAAACTCAGCCGCATCCCCGACGGTGGTGGGTGGCGAGCTCATGGGCGCAGCGAAGAGGTCCGCGGCCGCGGCAACGGCTATGACTACGTGCACTCGATGGTCGATGACCACAGCCGACTCGCCTATTCCGAGATCCTGCCCGACGAGAAAGGTCCAACGTGTGCGGGCTTCATCGAGCGGGCCGCTGACTATTTTGTGGCGCAAGGCATTTCACGCATCGAACGCATCATCACCGACAACCATCTCAGCTATCGTCGGTCAGCTGCTGTGGCAGCCGTTATTGCCCAGCTCAGCACCAGGCATCTGTTCATCAAACCGCACTGCCCCTGGCAGAACGGCAAGGTAGAGAGATTCAACCGCACCCTGCAAACCGAGTGGTGCTACCGCAGAGTTTTTACCTCCAACGCCGAGCGGGCAAACGCCCTTGCCCCATGGCTCGAGTTCTACAACACTCAACGACGCCACAGCGCACTCGACGGACTACCACCCATCAGCCGACTGTGA
- a CDS encoding M24 family metallopeptidase: MTHSQRRDNLKAQIGAVGLDAMLVSDLNNVRYLSGFTGSNGALLVFADDRGPVLATDGRYRTQAAEQAPGLEIAIERALGRHLVGRAAEGGVQRLGFESNVVTVDAFDALTSELGERKAATELVRAAGTVEGLREVKDDGEVALLRLACEAADAALAELVERGGLRPGRTEREVSRELEALMLDHGADAISFETIVAAGPNSAIPHHRPTDAALATGDFVKIDFGALVGGYHSDMTRTFVLGKAADWQLEIYRLVADAQRAGREALRPGASLRDVDGAARRLIVDAGYGEHFGHGLGHGVGLQIHEAPGIGATSTGTLLAGSVVTVEPGVYLPGRGGVRIEDTLVVPGETAATGGRAPELLTRFPKELAVLG, translated from the coding sequence GTGACACATTCTCAGCGTCGGGACAATCTGAAAGCGCAAATCGGGGCCGTTGGACTGGACGCGATGCTGGTCAGCGACCTGAACAACGTCCGCTACCTGTCCGGCTTCACCGGGTCGAACGGCGCGTTGCTGGTTTTCGCCGACGATCGCGGCCCGGTGCTGGCCACCGACGGCCGGTATCGCACCCAGGCCGCCGAGCAGGCGCCGGGACTCGAGATCGCCATCGAGCGCGCCCTGGGACGCCACCTCGTCGGCCGGGCGGCCGAGGGCGGTGTGCAGAGGCTGGGCTTCGAAAGCAACGTGGTGACCGTCGACGCGTTCGACGCCCTGACCAGCGAGCTCGGTGAACGTAAGGCGGCCACCGAGCTGGTGCGGGCCGCCGGCACCGTCGAGGGGCTGCGTGAGGTCAAGGACGACGGCGAGGTGGCGCTGCTGCGGCTGGCCTGCGAGGCGGCCGACGCCGCGCTCGCGGAGCTGGTGGAGCGAGGCGGCCTGCGGCCCGGGCGGACCGAGCGGGAGGTGAGCCGCGAGCTGGAGGCCCTGATGCTCGACCACGGCGCCGACGCCATCTCCTTCGAGACCATCGTTGCCGCCGGCCCCAACTCGGCGATCCCGCATCACCGCCCCACCGACGCGGCCCTGGCGACGGGCGATTTCGTCAAGATCGACTTCGGCGCGCTGGTGGGCGGCTATCACTCCGACATGACCCGCACCTTCGTGCTCGGCAAGGCCGCCGACTGGCAACTCGAGATCTACCGGCTGGTCGCCGACGCGCAGCGGGCCGGCCGCGAGGCGCTCCGCCCGGGCGCAAGCCTGCGTGACGTCGACGGCGCCGCGCGCCGGCTGATCGTCGATGCGGGCTACGGCGAGCACTTCGGCCACGGGCTGGGGCACGGCGTGGGGTTACAGATCCACGAGGCGCCGGGAATCGGTGCCACGTCCACCGGCACGCTGCTGGCGGGCTCCGTCGTGACCGTCGAACCGGGCGTCTACCTGCCCGGTCGCGGCGGCGTGCGGATCGAGGACACCCTGGTCGTGCCCGGCGAGACGGCGGCGACCGGCGGGCGGGCACCGGAACTGCTGACCAGGTTCCCCAAGGAGCTGGCCGTTCTCGGCTAG